CTCCCCCCGCCACGTGGAGGTGCAGATCCTGGCCGATGCCCATGGCCACGTGGTGTACTGGGGCACCCGCGACTGCACCGTGCAGCGGCGCCACCAGAAGCTGGTGGAGGAGGCGCCAGCCCCCGGGTTGGCTCCTGGGCAGCGGGCCCGGCTGTGCGCGGCCGCGGTGCGTGCGGCGCGGGCCCTCGGGTACGTGGGCGTGGGCACGGTGGAATTCCTTGTGGACGGCGACGACTTCTACTTCATCGAGGTCAACGCCCGCATCCAGGTGGAGCACCCGGTGTCGGAGGTGCTGGTGGGCCGGAACCTGGTGCGGGAGCAACTGCGCCTCGCCCGGGGAGCCCCCCTCGGCTACGAGCAAGAGCAGGTGGAGCTGTGGGGCCACGCCATCGAGTGCCGGATCAACGCCGAGGACCCGGCCCGCGGGTTCCTCCCCTCCTCCGGCCGCTTGTGGATCGACCACCTGCCCGGGGGGATCGGCGTGCGGGTGGACACCCACCTCTACCAGGGCATGGAGGTCCTCCCCTACTACGATCCCCTGCTGGCCAAGGTCATCGCCCACGGCGAGACGCGGGAGGAGGCCCGGGTGCGCCTGTACTCCGCGTTGAGGCGGTTCCAGGTCCGGGGGATCAGCACCAACCGGGACCTGCTCCTGGAGATCATCTCCCACCCCGACTTCGCGTCCGGCCGCCTGGCCACCGATTTCCTTGAGCGGCTTTCCCCCGGCCTGTAGACTCCCCTGTGTGTTCGAATCCCTGACCGATCGGCTTTCCCAGGTCTTCCAGCGCCTCCGCGGCCAAGGCCGCCTTTCCCCGGCCGAGGTAGAGAGCGGGCTGCGCGAGATCCGGCAAGCCCTGCTCGCCGCCGACGTGCACTACCAGGTGGTGCGGGATTTCCTTGCTCGGGTGGAGGAGCGGGCGATCGGGGAGAAGGTGGCGGAGTCCCTGACCCCGGCTCAGCAGCTCCTCGGCATCGTGCGCCAGGAGATGGCGGCGGTGATGGGTGAGGCGGCCAAGCTGCGCCTGGCCGGTCGGCCAGCGGTGGTGGTGCTCGTGGGACCGGCCGGGTCGGGCAAGACCACCACTGCCGGGAAGCTCGCCCGGTACCTCGCGCACAAGGGCCATAGATCCCTCCTCGTATGCGCAGACCCGTACCGGCCCGCAGCCGCCGAGCAACTGGCAACCCTCGCCGCCCGGGTGGGGGCGGCGTTCGCCCAAGCCGGGGCCGACCCGGTGGCCGGGGTAGCGGCAGCGGTGGACCAGGCCCGGCGGGACCTCCTGGACGTGTTGATCGTGGACACGCCTGGGGCCCCGCCCGGGACCCCGCCCCCGGGGTTTCTGGTGGAGGTGGTGGCCCGGGTGAAGCCGGGCGACGTCCTTCTGGTGCTGGACGCGATGGTGGGACAGGAGGCGGTGGGGATGGCCGCGGCGTTCGCCCCGCTCGGCGTGACGGGGGTCGTGTTGACCAAGCTGGACGGCGACGCCCGGGGTGGGGCTGCCCTGTCCCTGCCCAGCCGCCTCGGCCGGCCGGTGACGTTCGTGGGCGTGGGGGAAAAACCGGAGGACCTGGAGGCGTTCTACCCGGAGCGGATGGCCGACCGCATCCTCGGCCTGGGAGACCTGGCGGGGCTCGCGGAGAAACTGGAGGAGGCCGGGGGCGAACGGCTGGCGGTGACCGCGGCCCGGGCCCGGGAGGGGGCGCTCACCCTGGACGATTTCCTCGCTCAGCTCGAGGCGATGGGCCGGGCCGGGCCCCTGGACCAACTGCTTTCCCGGATACCGGGCTTG
This Candidatus Acetothermia bacterium DNA region includes the following protein-coding sequences:
- a CDS encoding ATP-grasp domain-containing protein, with amino-acid sequence MEKVLIANRGEIALRILEACREEGLTTVAVFSEAERGALHVREAAEAICIGPADPRRSYLSIPALIAACEVSGADALHPGYGFLSENEDLAEVCAEHGITFIGPPPEVLHLANDKVEAKRRVAQAGVPVLPGSEPLDGEADLMVRANELGFPLLLKAVAGGGGRGIRLVRSEEELRALLPRAREEARVAFGDGRLFLERWLPSPRHVEVQILADAHGHVVYWGTRDCTVQRRHQKLVEEAPAPGLAPGQRARLCAAAVRAARALGYVGVGTVEFLVDGDDFYFIEVNARIQVEHPVSEVLVGRNLVREQLRLARGAPLGYEQEQVELWGHAIECRINAEDPARGFLPSSGRLWIDHLPGGIGVRVDTHLYQGMEVLPYYDPLLAKVIAHGETREEARVRLYSALRRFQVRGISTNRDLLLEIISHPDFASGRLATDFLERLSPGL
- a CDS encoding signal recognition particle protein Srp54 codes for the protein MFESLTDRLSQVFQRLRGQGRLSPAEVESGLREIRQALLAADVHYQVVRDFLARVEERAIGEKVAESLTPAQQLLGIVRQEMAAVMGEAAKLRLAGRPAVVVLVGPAGSGKTTTAGKLARYLAHKGHRSLLVCADPYRPAAAEQLATLAARVGAAFAQAGADPVAGVAAAVDQARRDLLDVLIVDTPGAPPGTPPPGFLVEVVARVKPGDVLLVLDAMVGQEAVGMAAAFAPLGVTGVVLTKLDGDARGGAALSLPSRLGRPVTFVGVGEKPEDLEAFYPERMADRILGLGDLAGLAEKLEEAGGERLAVTAARAREGALTLDDFLAQLEAMGRAGPLDQLLSRIPGLGKMAADPELEAELKRTRAIIQSMTVEERRHPHIIGASRKRRIARGSGTTVQEVNQLLSQYEQARRLVREWSRRRVPPGRGGFPKMTR